One Candidatus Krumholzibacteriia bacterium genomic window carries:
- a CDS encoding prolyl oligopeptidase family serine peptidase: protein MRTRIGTAVMVLAATALTVTLVGTFTTVDNHMAFAKKNYTYPEAMKQDVVDDYHGTQVADPYRWLEDPDSPETQAWVARENELTRAYIDSFDKREAIELRLTKLWNYPKYSLPNKQGDRYFFTKNDGLQNQSVLYMQKSLDGEATVVLDPNALSADGTIALSGTHYTQNGKLLAYATSASGSDWQKIHVRDVDTGKDYDDVLQWCRFSGVAWKKDNSGFWYNRFPAEGEVPDEDRSNYARVYWHKLGTPQSEDKLVLEDKQNKEYGFYPGITEDGAYLVIVVYHGTDPQNGVMVRKADSDGDFTTIVGLKTGMFNPIENVGSVMYFHTDYEAPRGRVIAIDLDKPGRENWKEIIAQKPEVIDGVSMVNNQLVLNYMQDARNKLMIFDRDGTFRREIDLPTLGSVDGVSGEREHTEMFFSFTSYTYPTTSFRYDFTSDQVAVFQKPDIDFDGTRYETRQVFYNSKDGTRIPMFITYKKGMKQDGNNPTLLYGYGGFNISLTPTFSISRLVWLENGGIYAVANLRGGNEYGEEWHQGGVLGNKQNVFDDFIAAGEYLIKEKYTQTKYLAINGGSNGGLLTAACTLQRPDLWGAVVCQVPVIDMLRYHMFTVGRYWVSDYGNAEANAEDFKFLYAYSPLHNVPDGFKSPPILITSADTDDRVVPSHAKKFTATMQARDAGENPILLRVDTKAGHGAGKPTSKQIEEAADIYSFLFKTMGLKPSV, encoded by the coding sequence ATGCGAACTCGAATCGGCACCGCCGTCATGGTGCTGGCAGCCACGGCTCTCACCGTCACGTTGGTGGGAACTTTCACAACGGTGGACAATCACATGGCATTTGCCAAGAAGAACTACACCTACCCCGAGGCCATGAAACAGGACGTGGTGGATGACTACCACGGCACCCAGGTCGCGGATCCCTATCGCTGGCTAGAAGACCCGGACTCCCCGGAGACGCAGGCGTGGGTGGCCAGGGAGAACGAACTCACGCGCGCGTACATCGACTCGTTCGACAAGCGCGAGGCCATCGAGCTGCGCCTCACCAAGCTGTGGAACTACCCCAAGTACTCGCTGCCCAACAAGCAGGGCGACCGCTACTTCTTCACCAAGAACGACGGGTTGCAGAACCAGTCGGTGCTGTACATGCAGAAGTCGCTCGACGGCGAGGCAACCGTGGTGCTGGATCCCAACGCGCTCAGCGCGGACGGGACCATCGCGCTCAGCGGCACGCACTACACCCAGAACGGCAAGCTGCTGGCCTACGCCACCTCGGCCAGTGGCAGCGACTGGCAGAAGATCCACGTCCGTGACGTCGACACCGGCAAGGACTACGACGACGTCCTGCAGTGGTGCCGTTTCTCCGGTGTGGCGTGGAAGAAGGACAACAGCGGTTTCTGGTACAACCGCTTTCCGGCCGAGGGCGAGGTGCCCGACGAGGACCGCTCCAACTACGCCCGGGTCTACTGGCACAAGCTGGGTACCCCGCAGTCCGAGGACAAGCTGGTGCTGGAGGACAAGCAGAACAAGGAGTACGGGTTCTACCCCGGCATCACCGAGGACGGCGCGTACCTGGTGATCGTGGTTTACCACGGCACCGATCCCCAGAACGGCGTGATGGTGCGCAAGGCGGACAGCGATGGCGACTTCACCACCATCGTCGGTCTCAAGACGGGCATGTTCAACCCCATTGAGAACGTGGGTTCGGTGATGTACTTCCACACGGACTACGAGGCGCCGCGCGGACGCGTGATCGCCATCGACCTGGACAAGCCCGGGCGAGAGAACTGGAAGGAAATCATCGCCCAGAAGCCGGAGGTCATCGACGGCGTCTCGATGGTCAACAACCAGCTGGTCCTCAATTATATGCAGGATGCCAGGAACAAGCTGATGATCTTCGACCGCGACGGCACGTTCCGGCGCGAGATCGATCTGCCCACCCTCGGCAGTGTGGATGGCGTGTCCGGTGAGCGCGAGCACACGGAGATGTTCTTCTCGTTCACGTCCTATACCTACCCGACCACGTCGTTCCGCTACGACTTCACCAGCGACCAGGTGGCGGTCTTCCAGAAGCCGGACATCGATTTCGACGGGACCCGGTACGAAACCAGACAGGTCTTCTACAATTCCAAGGACGGAACCCGCATCCCCATGTTCATCACCTACAAGAAAGGGATGAAACAGGACGGCAACAATCCGACGCTGCTGTACGGCTACGGCGGTTTCAACATCAGCCTCACGCCCACCTTCTCGATTTCGCGGCTGGTGTGGCTGGAGAACGGCGGCATCTACGCCGTGGCCAACCTGCGTGGCGGCAACGAATACGGCGAGGAATGGCACCAGGGGGGCGTGCTGGGCAACAAGCAGAACGTCTTCGACGACTTCATCGCCGCCGGTGAGTACCTGATCAAGGAAAAGTACACCCAGACCAAGTACCTCGCCATCAACGGCGGCAGCAACGGCGGGCTCCTCACCGCCGCGTGCACCCTGCAACGCCCCGACCTGTGGGGCGCGGTGGTGTGCCAGGTGCCGGTGATCGACATGCTGCGCTACCACATGTTCACCGTGGGGCGCTACTGGGTGTCCGACTACGGCAACGCGGAGGCCAACGCGGAGGACTTCAAGTTCCTGTACGCGTATTCGCCGCTGCACAACGTTCCCGACGGGTTCAAGAGCCCTCCCATCCTGATCACCAGTGCCGACACCGACGACCGCGTGGTGCCCTCGCACGCCAAGAAGTTCACGGCGACCATGCAGGCCAGGGACGCGGGGGAGAACCCGATCCTGCTCAGGGTGGATACCAAGGCGGGGCACGGCGCGGGCAAACCCACGTCGAAACAGATCGAGGAAGCCGCAGACATCTACTCGTTCCTGTTCAAGACCATGGGGCTCAAGCCGTCGGTCTGA
- the thiO gene encoding glycine oxidase ThiO, with amino-acid sequence MSDSNHTPSVIVVGGGVIGLAVAWRLARGGATVTVIERGRAGRAASWVAAGMLAPISEAAFDDHTYVAFARASMARFPGFLKELDADSGITVGLDTQGTLVVARDRDDAEFIHRAFEYRRSIGLPVEWLTGSAAREREPALSPRVAGAMAIPDDHQIDTRALMRALVRACEATGVTVREQTEVTRIVIENDRVTGVETNAGHVYADTVVLAAGAWSGTIPGIPEHDIPPVRPVKGQLVRLRTDVSFRLRHVIRAPRAYLLPKHDGSVVVGATQEEMGFDLTPTAGGVSDILRHAWELVPGIHELPFEAVEVGLRPGSRDNHPVIGATGVRGLVMATGHFRHGILLAPATADAVAAGVLHGRYTGAEAFSPARFVAGQED; translated from the coding sequence ATGAGTGATTCCAACCACACACCCAGCGTGATCGTCGTCGGCGGCGGCGTCATCGGCCTGGCCGTTGCGTGGCGCCTGGCGCGCGGGGGCGCCACGGTCACCGTCATCGAGCGCGGTCGCGCGGGACGCGCGGCGAGCTGGGTGGCGGCAGGAATGCTGGCGCCCATTTCCGAGGCCGCGTTCGACGACCACACCTACGTTGCCTTCGCGCGCGCCAGCATGGCGCGCTTCCCAGGCTTTCTGAAGGAACTCGACGCCGATTCCGGCATCACGGTGGGACTGGACACGCAGGGCACGCTGGTGGTGGCACGCGACCGCGACGACGCCGAGTTCATCCACCGCGCGTTCGAATACCGGCGTTCCATTGGACTGCCGGTCGAGTGGTTGACGGGGAGTGCCGCGCGCGAGCGCGAGCCGGCGCTCTCGCCGCGCGTGGCGGGCGCCATGGCGATTCCCGACGACCACCAGATCGACACCCGCGCGCTGATGCGCGCACTGGTGCGCGCATGTGAAGCAACGGGCGTAACGGTTCGCGAACAAACGGAAGTGACACGCATCGTCATCGAGAACGACCGCGTGACCGGCGTCGAGACCAACGCCGGCCACGTGTACGCCGACACGGTTGTGTTGGCCGCCGGCGCGTGGTCGGGAACCATCCCCGGCATCCCCGAGCACGACATTCCACCCGTGCGACCGGTGAAGGGCCAACTGGTGCGCCTGCGCACCGATGTATCCTTCCGGCTCAGACACGTGATTCGCGCGCCGCGCGCGTACCTGCTCCCCAAGCACGACGGCAGCGTGGTGGTGGGCGCCACCCAGGAGGAGATGGGCTTCGACCTGACCCCCACCGCGGGCGGCGTGAGCGACATCCTGCGCCACGCGTGGGAGCTGGTGCCCGGCATCCACGAGCTCCCCTTCGAGGCGGTGGAGGTGGGGCTGCGCCCGGGATCGCGCGACAACCACCCGGTCATCGGCGCCACCGGCGTGCGCGGGCTGGTCATGGCCACCGGGCACTTCCGGCACGGCATCCTACTCGCGCCTGCCACCGCCGACGCGGTGGCGGCGGGCGTGCTGCACGGGCGCTACACCGGCGCGGAAGCGTTCAGCCCCGCGCGCTTTGTCGCGGGGCAAGAGGACTAG
- the thiS gene encoding sulfur carrier protein ThiS, translating into MRIKLNGTDTDVQPGTALVALLERFDIKPDTDGIAVAVNETVVPRRAWQTHTLENGDVVEIIRAVQGG; encoded by the coding sequence ATGCGCATCAAGCTCAACGGAACCGACACAGACGTGCAACCAGGCACCGCACTCGTGGCGCTCCTGGAACGTTTCGACATCAAACCAGACACCGACGGCATCGCCGTGGCGGTGAACGAAACCGTCGTGCCACGCCGTGCATGGCAGACACACACACTCGAGAACGGCGACGTGGTGGAGATCATCCGCGCCGTCCAGGGAGGCTAG
- a CDS encoding thiazole synthase, translating to MNTDSDRLVIAGREFKSRLIVGTSRYPDPKTMLEAIAASGAEMVTVAVRRIDIKDTSKESVISMLRGRWAVLPNTAGCYTAKEAVLTAQLAREALDTNWIKLEVIGDDETLFPDVPELLKAAEQLLADGFVVLPYCNDDPIACRKLADMGCAAVMPLGAPIGSGMGIRNPYNLRIIRQQCKVPLIVDAGVGTASDVAVAMELGVDGVLLNSAIAGAERPVQMATAIRLAAEAGRLAYSAGRIPKKLYATASSPVEGMIGRDE from the coding sequence ATGAACACGGATAGTGACCGCCTCGTCATTGCGGGGCGCGAATTCAAGTCGCGCTTGATCGTGGGAACCTCGCGCTACCCTGACCCGAAAACCATGCTGGAGGCCATCGCGGCCAGCGGCGCCGAGATGGTCACGGTGGCGGTGCGGCGCATCGACATCAAGGACACCTCGAAGGAGAGCGTGATCTCCATGCTGCGCGGGCGCTGGGCGGTGCTCCCCAACACCGCCGGCTGTTACACCGCAAAGGAAGCGGTGCTCACCGCGCAACTCGCGCGCGAGGCGCTGGACACCAACTGGATCAAGCTCGAGGTGATCGGCGACGACGAGACCCTGTTCCCCGACGTCCCCGAGCTGCTCAAGGCGGCGGAACAACTGCTGGCCGACGGCTTCGTGGTGCTTCCCTACTGCAACGACGACCCCATCGCCTGCCGCAAGCTGGCCGACATGGGCTGTGCCGCGGTCATGCCGCTGGGCGCGCCCATCGGCTCGGGCATGGGCATTCGCAACCCGTACAACCTGCGCATCATCCGCCAGCAGTGCAAGGTTCCGCTCATCGTGGACGCCGGCGTGGGCACCGCGTCTGACGTGGCGGTGGCCATGGAACTGGGCGTGGACGGCGTGCTGCTCAATTCGGCCATCGCCGGCGCCGAACGCCCCGTGCAGATGGCAACCGCCATCCGTCTGGCCGCCGAGGCGGGCCGCCTGGCGTACAGCGCGGGGCGCATTCCGAAGAAGCTCTACGCCACCGCGTCCAGCCCGGTGGAAGGCATGATCGGACGGGACGAATGA
- a CDS encoding thiamine phosphate synthase, with amino-acid sequence MIDFRFYLVTDRTRCAPRSLASVVHDACVSGVRAVQLREKDLSETDLITSATRLMDVMRPRGAKLLVNVGRFVDDDTAMLVAASPGVDGFHVPDDIELLKRFRDLFPSLLLGASTHSRDGVRAARDAGADFVCFGPVFATASKKGHGAPQGLDTLATACKDAGVPVFAIGGVNPDNARSCLDAGAHGVAAIGAVMKASSVRTAVRRFQEAIGDL; translated from the coding sequence ATGATCGACTTTCGCTTCTACCTGGTTACCGACCGCACGCGCTGCGCGCCGCGCTCGCTGGCGTCGGTGGTGCACGACGCGTGTGTCTCCGGCGTGCGCGCGGTGCAACTGCGCGAGAAGGATCTGTCCGAAACCGATTTGATTACCTCCGCTACGCGGCTCATGGACGTGATGCGCCCGCGGGGGGCGAAGCTGCTGGTCAACGTGGGGCGCTTCGTAGACGACGACACCGCCATGCTGGTTGCGGCGAGCCCCGGCGTGGACGGTTTTCACGTGCCCGACGACATCGAGTTGCTCAAGCGCTTCCGCGACCTGTTCCCCTCGCTCCTGCTGGGTGCCAGCACGCACAGCCGCGACGGCGTGCGCGCCGCGCGCGACGCGGGTGCGGACTTCGTGTGCTTCGGCCCCGTGTTTGCCACCGCGTCCAAGAAGGGCCACGGCGCGCCGCAGGGGCTCGACACCCTCGCCACCGCCTGCAAGGACGCGGGCGTGCCGGTGTTCGCCATCGGCGGCGTCAACCCGGACAATGCGCGCTCGTGCCTGGACGCAGGCGCCCACGGCGTGGCGGCCATCGGCGCCGTCATGAAGGCATCCAGCGTGCGTACCGCCGTGCGGCGCTTCCAGGAAGCCATCGGAGACCTGTGA
- the thiE gene encoding thiamine phosphate synthase → MRPRNVIGRVCVITDTTVQSFFTHTDLATLACTGGADIIQLRDKHLSDDDMITVGREIRHVCDRYDARFIVNDRVQVARACGADGVHLGRADASVDEARRVLGDTAIIGATAHSFQEALRADRSLADYVGFGHVYATTSKQKETPPVGLEELARVCSAVSLPVLAIGGITSERVADVMRAGAWGIAVIADVCASDDPRAATERIRRAVAVTFPHA, encoded by the coding sequence GTGAGACCGCGCAACGTGATCGGCCGCGTCTGCGTGATCACCGACACCACCGTGCAGTCGTTTTTCACGCACACCGACCTCGCCACACTCGCCTGCACCGGCGGCGCGGATATCATTCAACTGCGCGACAAGCATCTCTCCGACGATGACATGATCACAGTGGGACGCGAGATACGGCACGTGTGCGACCGCTACGACGCGCGCTTCATCGTGAATGACCGCGTGCAGGTGGCGCGCGCGTGCGGTGCCGACGGCGTGCACCTGGGGCGGGCGGACGCGTCCGTCGACGAGGCGCGGCGCGTGCTGGGTGACACCGCCATCATCGGCGCCACCGCGCATTCCTTTCAGGAGGCGCTTCGCGCCGACCGGTCTCTGGCCGACTATGTGGGCTTCGGGCATGTCTACGCGACGACGTCCAAGCAAAAGGAAACTCCGCCAGTTGGTCTGGAAGAACTGGCACGCGTGTGCAGCGCCGTGAGCTTGCCCGTGCTGGCCATCGGCGGCATCACCAGCGAGCGCGTGGCGGACGTGATGCGCGCGGGCGCCTGGGGCATCGCGGTGATCGCCGACGTGTGCGCGTCCGACGACCCGCGCGCGGCAACCGAACGCATCCGCCGCGCGGTGGCTGTCACTTTTCCGCACGCCTGA
- a CDS encoding T9SS type A sorting domain-containing protein translates to MRALLTSLFSILLLSTVVHADPDTWERVGPLAGDVGFAAIHPTNTDIIYFTTSAGLQRTLDGGETWSPVPVTGWQVLFDPVDPDVVYAYTHSNGISRSTDGGATWSGIAPFYAASLAIDPGNTDRIYAGTVVPTGVYVSADGGASWTQVTFGAWGGVVGALAVDPGNGNVVYAGTIGDFDHPGSGLFKTIDGGTTWAQVTTGSYSAEIGCVAVDPSNSNVVYVGTTYGGWPVQGLLKSSDAGSTWASSSAGLPDYSGVDDIAVDPSRPGTLYVVAGRRLYQSTDAGGQWGELDTRAYRGISGIDVFRSNPDVLCIATGYGVATSQDQGAHFSQFGTAPANVAAIAIDRANSNVLYATGRGLFTSTDRGAHWHPARVVDFGMAIAQDPLHLQTIYAGAYTDAEVAKSTDGGATWLASLTNKAINDIAIAPSNPAVVYAGGGGIFKTENAGASWMTLTSAYGQAYAIAVHPGDDGVVYVGGLQALVKSTDGGTSWALIEDGLDRPASGYVLEVVIDPTDPETVYCGTSVQGVFKSVDGGSAWARLPGPLTDVRAIAIDPEDAQIVYASVWGGMVWVTVDGGDNWHQLGARTVGGLDLQLDPADRNVVYSTAGTYSAEVGAWRYERTSVSARPVISSYGPDAIDLSHCSGGCVVLFNVDTPDDHGDVAVVALQRRSGDGWLEEDRIVAPLPAPVWQLQRRFDVSDEPGEYVFRTVTRSTDGSRAVSGEVVVSVTRGPVATVFSGVYASCVNGSASIRWSTETTATVSGFNVYRRVVSETAVRRLNEQLIPAHGEHEYVDADVSPGTRYSYQVGAVDGDGEWLSPSTTLLIPALELELHQNRPNPFNPSTTISFRLAVAAHTRLTIHDVTGRLVTTLLDRVVNAGDVDVEWDGTDSAGKQASSGVYFYRLATSGRVLTKRMLLLK, encoded by the coding sequence ATGCGAGCACTTCTGACCTCGTTGTTCTCGATTCTGCTCCTCTCCACAGTGGTGCACGCCGATCCCGATACCTGGGAGCGCGTCGGGCCGCTTGCTGGAGACGTTGGGTTCGCGGCAATACACCCAACGAATACCGACATTATCTACTTCACCACGTCAGCCGGCCTGCAACGGACACTCGACGGCGGTGAGACGTGGTCGCCGGTGCCGGTAACGGGATGGCAGGTGCTGTTTGACCCCGTGGATCCGGATGTGGTCTACGCGTATACGCATAGCAACGGGATCTCCCGGTCGACGGACGGCGGCGCGACGTGGTCCGGCATTGCGCCGTTCTACGCGGCATCGCTGGCAATCGATCCGGGCAATACCGATCGAATCTACGCGGGGACCGTGGTGCCGACCGGCGTCTACGTCAGCGCGGACGGCGGTGCGTCGTGGACACAGGTGACGTTTGGCGCGTGGGGAGGTGTGGTCGGCGCGCTTGCGGTCGACCCGGGAAACGGGAACGTGGTGTACGCCGGTACCATCGGCGATTTCGACCATCCGGGCAGCGGGCTTTTCAAGACCATCGACGGAGGCACGACCTGGGCGCAGGTCACGACCGGGTCGTACTCTGCCGAAATCGGCTGCGTCGCGGTGGATCCCTCGAACTCGAACGTGGTGTACGTGGGAACCACGTACGGGGGGTGGCCGGTTCAGGGGCTGCTCAAGAGCAGCGATGCGGGATCGACCTGGGCGTCCTCTTCCGCGGGATTGCCGGACTACAGTGGAGTGGATGATATCGCAGTGGATCCCTCGCGGCCGGGCACGCTGTACGTCGTTGCCGGCAGGCGGCTCTACCAGAGCACGGATGCGGGTGGTCAATGGGGCGAACTCGATACGCGCGCATACCGCGGGATTTCCGGCATCGATGTTTTTCGATCCAACCCCGACGTCCTCTGCATCGCAACCGGCTACGGTGTGGCGACGAGCCAGGATCAGGGCGCCCACTTCAGTCAGTTTGGGACCGCACCCGCCAACGTGGCGGCGATCGCGATCGACCGCGCCAACAGCAACGTGCTTTACGCCACCGGACGGGGACTCTTCACGAGCACGGATCGCGGCGCGCACTGGCATCCGGCCCGTGTGGTGGATTTCGGCATGGCGATCGCTCAGGACCCGTTGCATTTGCAGACGATCTACGCCGGCGCCTACACGGACGCTGAAGTGGCGAAGTCGACCGACGGAGGCGCCACGTGGCTGGCTTCGTTGACGAACAAGGCGATCAACGATATTGCGATTGCGCCCTCCAATCCGGCGGTGGTCTACGCCGGTGGCGGCGGCATTTTCAAAACGGAGAACGCCGGCGCGTCCTGGATGACGTTGACGAGTGCATACGGACAGGCGTACGCGATTGCCGTGCACCCAGGCGATGACGGCGTCGTATACGTGGGTGGCCTGCAAGCCCTGGTCAAGAGCACCGACGGGGGCACGTCATGGGCGCTTATCGAAGACGGCCTCGACCGTCCTGCGTCGGGCTATGTACTCGAGGTGGTGATCGATCCGACAGACCCCGAGACGGTGTACTGTGGCACCTCGGTGCAGGGGGTCTTCAAGAGTGTCGATGGGGGATCCGCGTGGGCACGACTCCCCGGTCCCCTGACCGATGTCCGTGCCATCGCGATCGATCCTGAGGATGCCCAGATCGTATACGCATCGGTGTGGGGTGGGATGGTCTGGGTCACGGTCGATGGGGGAGACAACTGGCACCAGTTGGGGGCGAGAACGGTCGGAGGCCTGGACCTCCAGCTCGATCCCGCCGACCGGAACGTCGTCTACTCGACGGCGGGCACCTACTCGGCGGAAGTTGGTGCGTGGCGATACGAGCGCACGTCGGTAAGCGCACGGCCGGTGATTTCGTCCTACGGCCCCGACGCCATAGACCTGTCCCATTGCAGCGGAGGGTGCGTTGTCCTCTTCAATGTCGACACGCCGGATGACCATGGAGACGTCGCGGTGGTTGCGCTCCAGCGCAGGTCCGGCGATGGCTGGCTCGAAGAGGACCGGATCGTGGCGCCGCTGCCCGCTCCGGTGTGGCAATTGCAGCGCAGGTTCGATGTCAGCGACGAGCCCGGCGAATACGTGTTCCGCACCGTGACCCGCAGCACGGACGGATCGCGCGCGGTCTCCGGCGAGGTCGTGGTTTCGGTGACTCGTGGCCCCGTGGCGACGGTCTTCTCGGGCGTCTACGCTTCATGTGTGAACGGAAGCGCAAGCATCCGATGGAGCACCGAGACGACCGCGACGGTATCCGGATTCAACGTGTATCGCCGGGTGGTCTCTGAAACCGCGGTTCGGCGTCTCAACGAGCAGTTGATTCCGGCCCATGGCGAGCATGAGTACGTCGACGCCGACGTGAGCCCCGGCACGCGCTATTCGTACCAGGTCGGCGCGGTTGACGGAGACGGCGAGTGGTTGTCGCCGTCGACCACGCTGTTGATCCCCGCGCTCGAGCTGGAATTGCACCAGAACCGGCCGAACCCGTTCAATCCGTCCACCACGATCTCATTTCGACTGGCGGTGGCCGCGCACACCCGCCTTACCATTCATGATGTGACCGGGCGGCTGGTTACGACGCTGCTCGACCGGGTTGTGAACGCGGGCGATGTTGACGTCGAATGGGACGGCACGGACTCGGCGGGCAAACAGGCCAGTTCTGGCGTCTATTTCTATCGGCTTGCCACATCGGGCCGGGTGCTGACGAAACGGATGCTGTTGCTGAAGTAA
- a CDS encoding VOC family protein, producing the protein MDKNAVAWFEIPTADFERAKKFYEQIFTYEMPEMNMADIRMGILPHQRDTGGVGGAIVKGEWSKPSPTGTIVYLSAGDDLAPVLSRVEKAGGKVMVPKSPIEPDMGFFAVFQDSEGNSVGLFSPR; encoded by the coding sequence ATGGACAAGAACGCAGTGGCGTGGTTTGAGATTCCAACCGCGGATTTCGAACGCGCAAAGAAATTCTACGAACAGATCTTCACCTACGAAATGCCGGAGATGAACATGGCGGACATCCGCATGGGTATCCTCCCGCACCAGCGCGACACCGGCGGCGTGGGTGGGGCCATCGTCAAGGGCGAGTGGTCGAAGCCGTCGCCCACGGGAACGATTGTCTATCTGAGCGCGGGCGACGACCTCGCACCCGTGCTGAGCCGCGTGGAGAAGGCGGGCGGCAAGGTGATGGTGCCCAAGTCACCCATCGAGCCCGACATGGGCTTCTTCGCCGTCTTCCAGGACAGCGAGGGAAACTCGGTGGGGCTGTTTTCGCCCCGCTGA
- a CDS encoding cupin domain-containing protein: MDPVFKHNLFAQIPGGLAGRDEFHEILTKNPHARVERIVSRGHASPPDFWYDQQETEWVLVVAGRARLRFEGDRVLELGPGDHVHIPARTRHRVDWTDPSCDTVWVALFLSSDSA; encoded by the coding sequence ATGGACCCGGTCTTCAAACACAACCTCTTCGCGCAGATTCCCGGCGGTCTCGCCGGCCGGGATGAGTTCCACGAGATCCTCACAAAGAACCCGCACGCGCGTGTGGAACGCATCGTGTCGCGCGGGCATGCCTCGCCGCCGGACTTCTGGTACGACCAGCAAGAGACGGAATGGGTGCTGGTGGTGGCGGGTCGGGCCCGGTTGCGTTTCGAGGGTGATCGCGTGCTCGAGCTCGGCCCCGGCGACCACGTTCATATCCCCGCGCGCACGCGCCACCGCGTGGACTGGACCGACCCGTCCTGCGACACGGTGTGGGTGGCCCTGTTCCTCTCTTCCGATTCCGCCTGA
- a CDS encoding OsmC family protein, with the protein MSQHRARIHWVKETASFDYKEYNREHTWTFKNGTVVHAAAAPKFLGSEECVDPEEGLVASISSCHMLTFLALCARKAIVVEKYDDDAVGYLEPNENKKLAITRVVLRPRISFAPGQRPSAEALVELHDKAHRECFIANSVLTRVTVEEPVLEAH; encoded by the coding sequence ATGTCACAGCACCGCGCGCGGATTCACTGGGTGAAGGAGACCGCGTCGTTCGACTACAAGGAGTACAACCGCGAACACACCTGGACCTTCAAGAATGGCACCGTGGTGCACGCCGCCGCCGCGCCCAAGTTTCTGGGCAGCGAGGAGTGCGTTGACCCCGAGGAGGGGCTGGTGGCATCCATTTCGAGCTGCCACATGCTCACGTTCCTGGCGCTGTGCGCCCGCAAGGCCATCGTGGTGGAGAAGTACGACGATGATGCCGTCGGCTATCTCGAACCCAACGAGAACAAGAAGCTCGCCATCACGCGCGTGGTGCTGCGCCCGCGCATCAGTTTTGCGCCCGGCCAGCGGCCATCGGCGGAGGCGTTGGTGGAACTGCATGACAAGGCGCATCGCGAATGCTTCATCGCCAACTCGGTGTTGACACGGGTGACGGTGGAGGAGCCGGTGCTGGAAGCCCACTAG
- a CDS encoding site-2 protease family protein, whose protein sequence is MKWSFRIGSPFGIPVRVHLTFLLLPAWYGAVVWKQSGSMEAVLEGLAFVLVLFACVVLHELGHALVARRYGIPTCDITLLPIGGVARLEKMPDDPRQELWVALAGPAVNVAIAGTIFLLVQIGASITRLDAVSLTGGSFVARVMWVNILLVLFNLLPAFPMDGGRILRALLAMRLDYSRATQIAAVIGQSMAFLFGFIGLFSNPMLILIGLFVWIGAAQEANMVQMRHSLSGIPVSRAMITDFRTLAPSDTLAGAIELTLAGTQRDFPVVENDGVVGMLMQKDMLAALARGGPDVAVETVMQREFEVLQASEMVETAFQRLGVRRASSAPVSSQGQLVGMITLDNIGELLAIRGALDRTHRSG, encoded by the coding sequence ATGAAGTGGTCCTTTCGCATTGGCTCGCCGTTCGGGATACCCGTCCGCGTTCACCTCACGTTCCTCTTGTTGCCCGCCTGGTACGGCGCGGTGGTATGGAAGCAATCGGGGAGCATGGAGGCAGTCCTCGAGGGACTGGCGTTCGTCCTGGTGCTCTTTGCCTGCGTGGTGCTCCACGAACTCGGGCACGCGCTGGTCGCACGCCGGTACGGCATCCCCACCTGTGACATCACCCTGCTGCCCATCGGCGGGGTGGCGCGGTTGGAGAAGATGCCGGACGATCCCCGGCAGGAGTTGTGGGTTGCGCTGGCCGGTCCGGCGGTGAACGTCGCCATCGCGGGGACGATCTTCCTGCTGGTGCAGATCGGCGCGTCCATCACCCGTCTCGATGCCGTCAGCCTCACCGGGGGTTCGTTTGTCGCGCGGGTAATGTGGGTCAACATTCTGCTGGTGTTGTTCAACCTCCTGCCGGCGTTTCCCATGGACGGCGGCCGCATCCTGCGCGCCCTGCTGGCCATGCGCCTGGACTACTCGCGCGCCACGCAGATCGCGGCCGTAATCGGCCAGTCGATGGCATTCCTGTTCGGCTTCATCGGCCTGTTCAGCAACCCGATGCTGATTCTGATCGGGCTGTTCGTGTGGATCGGCGCCGCCCAGGAGGCCAACATGGTGCAGATGCGTCATTCGCTCTCCGGCATCCCGGTGAGCCGCGCCATGATCACCGACTTTCGCACCCTCGCACCGTCGGACACACTGGCCGGCGCGATCGAGTTGACACTGGCGGGAACGCAGCGCGATTTTCCCGTTGTGGAGAACGATGGGGTGGTGGGTATGCTCATGCAGAAGGACATGCTGGCCGCGCTGGCGCGTGGCGGCCCCGACGTTGCCGTGGAAACGGTCATGCAGCGCGAGTTCGAGGTCCTGCAGGCGTCGGAGATGGTGGAAACGGCGTTTCAGCGCCTGGGCGTGCGGCGCGCCTCTTCCGCACCGGTTTCGTCCCAGGGACAACTGGTGGGAATGATCACCCTGGACAACATCGGCGAGTTGCTGGCCATCCGGGGCGCGCTCGACCGCACGCACCGCTCCGGATAG